A single window of Microcebus murinus isolate Inina chromosome 29, M.murinus_Inina_mat1.0, whole genome shotgun sequence DNA harbors:
- the LOC105856578 gene encoding all-trans-retinol dehydrogenase [NAD(+)] ADH4, which produces MGTKGKVIRCKAAVAWEAGKPLCIEEVEVAPPKAHEVRIQIVATALCHTDALSIDPAFKGAPLPVILGHESAGIVESVGPGVINFKPGDKVIPFCAPQCRKCKFCLSPLTNICEKLRTGKNVVTDQELMADKTSRFTCKGKPVYHFLGVSGFSQYTVVSDINLAKIYDDANLERVCLLGCGFPSGYGAAINNAKVTPGSTCAVFGLGCAGLSAIIGCKMAGASRIIAIDINSEKFPKAKALGATECLNPRDQNKPIQQVIAELTGGGVDFSIACVGGSEVMRAALDCTTIGWGTCTLIGVAADDNDLTISPVDLIMGRTINSTFFGGWKSVDSIPKLATDYKNKKFDLDALVTHTLPLDKINEAYDLMNQGKSIRTVLIL; this is translated from the exons ATGGGCACCAAAGGCAAA GTTATAAGGTGCAAGGCAGCCGTCGCCTGGGAAGCAGGCAAGCCCCTGTGCATTGAAGAGGTGGAGGTGGCTCCCCCCAAGGCTCACGAGGTTCGCATTCAG ATTGTCGCCACTGCCCTGTGCCATACTGATGCCCTTTCCATTGACCCCGCATTTAAGGGCGCTCCTCTCCCAGTGATCCTTGGCCATGAGAGTGCAGGAATTGTGGAAAGTGTTGGGCCAGGAGTGATCAACTTCAaaccag GTGACAAAGTAATTCCATTTTGTGCACCTCAATGTAGAAAATGCAAGTTTTGTCTGAGTCCCctcacaaatatttgtgaaaaactCAG aacaggcaaaaatGTTGTTACTGATCAAGAACTCATGGCAGACAAAACCAGCAGATTTACCTGCAAAGGAAAACCAGTTTACCACTTCCTGGGAGTCAGCGGGTTCTCTCAGTATACTGTGGTGTCAGACATTAATCTTGCCAAAATCTATGATGATGCAAATTTAGAGAGAGTTTGTCTGCTTGGATGCGGGTTTCCATCTGGCTATGGGGCTGCAATCAACAATGCCAAG GTCACCCCTGGTTCTACTTGTGCTGTCTTTGGCCTAGGATGTGCGGGTCTTTCTGCCATAATTGGTTGTAAAATGGCAGGAGCTTCCAGAATCATAGCTATTGACATCAACAGTGAGAAGTTTCCAAAGGCCAAAGCCCTGGGAGCCACTGAATGCCTCAATCCTAGAGACCAAAATAAACCCATCCAGCAGGTCATCGCTGAACTGACCGGAGGAGGTGTGGACTTTTCCATTGCTTGTGTAGGTGGATCTGAAGTCATG AGAGCAGCCCTGGACTGTACAACAATAGGCTGGGGAACATGCACTCTCATTGGAGTAGCCGCTGATGACAATGACTTGACTATTTCTCCAGTGGACCTCATAATGGGCCGCACTATAAATTCAACATTCTTTGGTG GTTGGAAAAGTGTAGATTCTATTCCAAAGCTGGCAACTGACTACAAGAATAAGAAATTTGATCTCGATGCATTGGTAACCCACACCCTGCCTTTAGACAAAATCAATGAGGCATACGACCTAATGAACCAAGGAAAAAG